ttttttggccatatcgcccagccctgagcaaatgattattatttcttGGGCAAGTATCTCTGTATCTAGCTTGTTAATATTTGAAAGTTACccccgcctttttttttttaacacaatatcaAACATAACCTCAAAAGAACAAGGATTCTACCCACAATGCTAAGCCAGAGGTCTTGCTCCTCCCATCTCAGGTTGTGTGTCTCGATCTGGTTAAAGGAGTCAAAAATAGCTCCCGCTTAAGCAGCTGGTCTAAGCGAGCTTTGATTTAACCTATTTATGTCTCCTTTAATGGCGTGTTATCTCATTTAATTTGCCTCACAATTTCCCAAGTCCATGACAGTAATTTGCCGCTGTTATCGCCTGCTAATTATCCAGCTAGTTTTCTTAATTGTCTTACTTGAGacgttaaattattatttcttatcaGGCCGGAGCTGGCATATCCACACTCACAGCTGTACTGCAGAAGACCATAGTAAGATTGACACCTGATGTTGCTTCCTAGCAGTAGAGCGACTGCCAATGACCTCCAGTCTTTTTCTTATTATAAGCATGCATAATGAATTTGATTGACAGTTGACTGCTTCAATCAAGCCTGAATGAGTCTAGAGCTTATCGACAGCAGAGTCACATGAAACATTGATTTGGATTATGCTTGTCTAATGTCACTGATCATGATTATTTTGGAGGCAAATAAAGACTGTGAcactaaacatgattttttttttttttttttgtgattgtaatCATCCTAATCCTTTGAAATACATAAGAGGAGTAAGATATGAAAGCAGGTCACTGCTTTTCGCCCGTAATCACGCACGTTTCACTGTGTTGCTCCTCCGTTTGACCCACATAGTGAGGCTTCTCGGCAGTCGAACTGCTCCCCCTCCATTAAGCCCTTGGCACTTTGTCTTGTTATTGGATTATGGCTGTACTGCACAAGTCCGAGTACTTTTTTACTGCCTCGCTCCGGCTCCTGTGGCACCCCACCCTGCTATTTTTTGCCCTGTGTTTTCttccagagaaagagagaggtgctTTGCAGCATCTGTGGCAGCGCAAGCTCAGGCAGGCTGCCTGCAGAATTCCTCACATGCCATAGTAACCTGCCAGAATTGCTCCTCTTGCTTTTTCGGTTTGCGTTAGTTTGTGTTTGGAGTGCCTCCGTTGCGTCAGTGCTGAGCCGTACTGTCAGTTCGGTTCCAAAGCTATTTGGGTATCCAGATGTGCACTCCAGGCTTCAGGTCACTGTACCGGAGGAGGACTTTGTTCTCCAGGTTTTTCACAAATGGATTCCTGGCTTAGTTTACGCATGGCTGAGTTGACCAATCGCCCCATCGACAGTTGCGCCAGGCATTTTACTGTAGTGACGCACAGCTAACACACACAGTTATTCAGACTTCTTCAACCCAAACTAAACAGTGTATATTGTGGTTTATTATCTCAAAGCTCAGTAAGTCTACGTCAATTATGAGGCTTGTATGTGAACATTAACCCTGACTTGTTGTGTCTTCTCTCCCTCTTTATCACCTAGCAGATCTGGAGATGTCGGCAGACTCATTTGGAGCAGGCAACAGCGATGCCCAGCAGAGCCTACAGTCCTTTTGGCCCAGAGTGATGGAAGAAATCAGGAATCTTACCGTGGTACGGGTTTCTCCTAGCTTTTTTACCTAGCTTATCACTTGGATACAGTATAAACACTGCCTTTCTCAAAACAAActccaaaaagtctttactgGAAAATTGTAGTGAACTATGTCGAATCTCAACAAGAGTCTACCACTGTTCATTAAGAGGAATTATTCATGTTATTGTGAGTTCTCCTCTAACGCACTCTCGCACTGTTTCAGAGATTTCCGTGTGCAAGAGCTTCCTCTTGCTCGCATCAAGAAAATTATGAAATTGGATGAGGATGTGAAGGTAAGAGCAGCCGAGCTGAATCAACACAATCACTCTAAGCTGATGGCAGCACACTTCCTGTCTTTGATTCTTGAGAAAGCAGCAACCCAGCGATTGTCTGCTGTACATCGTGGCAAGTTGCGTCAATAACTTGGCAATGCTAAAACTATGGCAAGTTTCACTATTACTATTGGTCCTACTTGGagttaggcttttttttttaatctttagcCACAAGTATTGAAGTTATGAATGTTTTGCAATATTTGTGCTATAGATATGAATCAAATCATGTGGCTTGAGGATTAGTATGATGCGTCTTAAATGACCTAACTTGCCTGCCAAAATAATACGCcaaaaaaatcccatagatttTGATGAATATTGCAGAACCTTGTGGGATAGTGAAGCACCCGAATTAAGCAACTGAAAATGTTcagccaaaataacaaaaaactttattttcggTTTCATCCAAAACAGCGTTCTGACTGTGTCAGCAACTATGCTGTGCACACCATGTTGATAAGCTACAACATTAcataacatttagtcatttagcagacgcttttatccaaagcgacttagaaATGAGGCCAATGGAAGCAAGCAAAACAAGAccgcaatgatatgcaagtgctttaACAAGTCTctgttagcttaatgcagtacaggtagcaagttttgttttttaaattatataataaataaaaagaaaactgatataatagaaaaagaatagagcaagctagtgttagaggcatttttttgcttttgttaattgtataataaaaagaaaacagatagaatacaaaaaaaattagagaagctagttttttttttttttaaagaaaacaagcagttagtaaattaatagagtgcaagtctaaaaggggcaaggtttttttttttttaataaagaataacaACAGGTAAACGTGTCAGCAGTCTGGGCATACATCACTCTGCCCAGAAATGATTCTAGAATAGCAATATGTTGAAATTGTTCAGGTGAAAAATTGATAGGTTGCCAATAAACTTTACTATTAACTAGTGTTCATTTATGACATGTGGATATGACACTCTGAACTGCATACCAAGTTCAATTCCACTGATACCCAAATTCAGTtaacaaaacttttgtttttggtttcagtttttggctaaatgaaatcattaattttggttttaattaattttgcttCTATGGAATCATTTTGCTTAGTCCACCTAGACTGACCCAAATGTACTCATCAGTGGCTTTAGCTGCAGTGTAGTCTGATTTGAACCACTACAAAAACAGTAATCTATTATTTTCCCAGCATTGTGAATAGAAAAACTATTAGATCCAGTCATCTGGCCATTTTCTGTGAAACAGTCTGATATTTGGTAGTGTGTAAACATTGAATAGACTTTTTCCGAGAACTAAAAAGAACTTCTCTCATAACAACCTCAGTTCCATGTATTGCCAATATTTACTCTGTTTGCCAGATCCTTTAACAAAGCAACACGCACATAAACAAACGTTCAAGCATAAATAAGAACATGGCATCAGTACTGTCGAAAGAGCTagaggtcatttcaagagtgctGTGAGCCAAGTATTGAGTGGCGGTAACACACACTGATGCCCTTTTAGTGTGGTTTCATAGAGcaagagaaataaaaatgattagacATAAGGTTTGGTGTATTTACCCTTTAGAATGAGCTGGATTAACCCTAAAGCAGACAGATATTTCCTCCTTTTCTTTGTGCTCAGTTGAACAATACAAAGATATTGTGATGTTGTAGATTCCACAGGGTATGATCTTCCCACAAAGCCTTAGCTGCGTGGGAAGCAGGCATCAGGTCAGGGTGTTGTCTAGACACTCAAAATAACCTGCAGCTTAGAGTGGAAAGAGAGAAAAGCCAAAGAAGTTAAGAGCTCAGGAGCAGTGGCATGGGCAAGACCCCTGGGTCAGTTCCTGACGTAGGCCCCTACATATGTCCATCTGTCTGATGGCAGGCCAAAACATCAAGGGCATGGGCATAGTGAGTGTCTGGATAGGATGTATGTTGTCTTTTATTTCCCCTGTATTAACTTGCTTTGGTAATCCTCCATAGATGATCAGTGCTGAGGCACCAGTGCTGTTTGCCAAAGCAGCACAGATCTTCATCACAGAGCTCACTCTCAGAGCCTGgattcacactgaggacaacaaGCGGCGCACACTACAGGTCAGTCATGGTCATGTTCATTCTCAACTTCCCTTTGACCCCTCGTCCTAGCCAGCTGAGATAAACCAGTCTCCTCTGtgacaaaattatcttttttgtGTTTGAAGAAGACTGGAAACAATAGAGGGAAGATGGTGGGTGGGATCAGGAAATGACCCTGAACTGGTTTTTAATTGGGGTCACCTGCACAAAAGTGCCACCCTGTATTTCAGAGCACTACCTGCTAAGCCATGTGTCGAGTGATCACCATATGTATAGTAGTTCTCAATTTAAGACAAACTTGGGATTATTTCCTGATTCCAACCACCatcttccccttttttttttttaaatgttccattttgaatttcaaaatcgaaaatataaaataactgaaaactgGAGTTTTGCTTCAGAGCGAAATGTTCAAGTTGGACTTGTGAACTCGCTACGATCACCAACAGAAATCTGCTCaatttgaaagtgacttctgtgtgagctgtgcttcatacatcactacactattgacaatggacATTTTTGCCCATAAAATTTCCATAAAATTTGcctaatgtgactgcacctttagcCATTGTTTCTATTATCTTCTGTACTTCACGTGAATAGGTCCAACCCCAAACCATTAcggcaaagataaaaaaaaaaaatggtccctCCTAATACATGTACTGGAGTCATGACACAGCTTGTCTGTTTATGGGAAGAGCCCCCCAAGGCTTATCTCTGTTCCACTGTAGCGTGGAGTCTAAAAGTACCATCTACCATGACCTACTTACTTTTTTCCCACTGATTTTGCCTCCCTTTGCTGTGAAACACTGTCCTGAACCCTGAATGATACTCATAAAGTGGTCCCTTAATGCTTggattgaaaatgaaaaataatgacatctataaaatattatttattaaaagaattaaacaacattatataaacacaaataacacaaataacacaTGTAATGTTCTTAACACAAATAACTGAATGTGTTAAAGGTgttagattaaaaatatttaattttaatatttaattttcaaatgatatctatctatctatctatctatctatctatatataaaaaaaatattattgttgtgtgtgcctgtgtttgtttgtataaataaatatatataaaatgtaaatataaaatatatttgtataattatatattttatatgtaaatgtgtgtgtgtgtgtgtgtgtgtgtgtgtgtgtgtgtatatatatatatatatatatatatatatatatatatatatatatatatatatatatatatatatatatgaaaacggTTCAATAGTCTGCAATGTAGCAGCACATGTCTACATAGCCATTTTCCGATGTGTTGTTCAGCAACAGGTTTTGTCACTGAACAAAGCTGTAATGACTGTTAGAACATCTCTTTAATATGTAGATGGTATTACCGCTCAGCCTGTGAGCTTGCAGCTGGCACACAGTTCCATTGTGAAGGCATCACGCCAATCAGTGTCGCCACGACAACAGTCGTCAATGGAACAACTGCATGGATGTGACCCTTCACCACCAGATATTAATCATGGTGCTAAAAATAGCTGCTGATTTGGGGGTTGACAATGGGTGGTCTTTGCATCCAATATCCTGTGGAAAATACTGCTAGTAGATGTTCTGTGGGGTGAGATAGTGTTACTGTTCGCTAAGAACGGTCGATGCAGACAGTGGGATACATTATCATTTTCTCGTATCAAATAgtgcagcataattttttttttttaaatgagtgtcATCCTTTTTCTTCCTATGACCATTTGTTACATGTGGTGTTTTAGactttttttggatttgtttttgacTCTCTGatcttattttctgttttccagAGGAATGACATCGCCATGGCCATCACTAAGTTTGATCAGTTTGACTTCCTCATTGATATCGTCCCCCGCGATGACCTCAAGCCTCCAAAACGACAGGTGcggaaaagagaagagagagctTCAAGCTGTCAAAATTAATCGgcatctaacttttttttttcttcagcatctGTGAAGAGGAGATGGTGCCGTGTTGTGTTTGGCAGCCTGGGGGTGCTGTAAACATCCTTGACTGGAAGCTGGGTGTAGGGTTTGTGAAGGCTTTCAGTCGGATGTTTGCAGCGCCCTGCTTCCCCTATCTCTGCACAACCAGacatcatatttattcatttcttgtttattttacaaatgtggCCATAGTGCCATGTGTCTGACTCCAAAAACAACTGTGTGCAGTTATGTGCTACAGCACTGGCAGCAGAACAGTGATTGACAGGGTGAGAAATTCATCTTTTTGACTGCCAGTCACAGATTTTACCAGCCATTTTAATTCTTTCAGTTGAAATAAGGGACTCACTACATGCAATTTAAGAAATATACATATGCGTCCTATTTAATAGAACATTTACTTTGAATTTACAACGTAGATTATTTGCGAGTCACACCCTGAGCACTTCCCTCAAATGTTTCTGTAGAGAGCATTAGCAACATAAAGATAAACATCTAAACTGCCTTTTAAGAGTTACTTAAGTCTGTTCTTTGAGATTTtatacttattatttatattttttatttatttatttattttttctagtttgatgtattatattttagCTATGAATTAAAAATgggtgtccaaaacaacattacTTAAACTGACCTTGAATTCTTTTAGGCACGccagggatgaaaaaaaaaaacaacattacttAAACTGACCTTGAATTCTTTTAGGCACGCCAGGGatgaaaaaaacaatcaaatacgAGTAACTTGAAATACCAGAGTGGGAAGACACAACAGCACATgcaaaaaaaaggaatttacgCGATATATCCACTGATCCTATCCCTCCTAACTCAGCTAAACCATTGTCTTCGTTCGACCCCGAAGGATTTATGGTCctgtggtgtttttgtgtgtgtgaccagGTGTGTAAACATCCTACACTCTCAGCTGTGACATCACCAAGCTGGGAGAGGGATGTTTACTCTCTTTGTTACAAATAAATCTTAAGGAATGGATGACGACGAAATGTAACGATACACTTCTGGGTACAAATGTTTGGGTATTCCTGCTGTTTGTGTTAGAATAGCGCAGCTGATTGCCTGCCATTACGCTGCGGTTGAGTGTAGGAGTTCAGGCCACAGACTGCAGCTAAAGGTCTCGTTTCTGTCCAGCTAGAAGATTGCATTACTCGACTCTTGCTTTGCCTAGAAGTAATTTATCCTCATCCTGCCTCTGATGTTACAGAGCTAAAATAATTTATGGAGATGTAACCAGCAGATAGGCCTTATGAATTCTTGatttcatctgtgtgtgtttatgggatTGTTGGATGCTCTCTTGCATTTATGAAGGTCCTCCTGAGGTGTGCTGCAATATAAGGTATATGTTTCTCTATAATTGTGCCTGTCTGTGTAGGAGGAAGTGCGTCAGTCCGTCGCCCCGACTGAGCCGGTCCAGTATTACTTCACTCTGGCGCAGCAGCCCAGTGCAGTGCAGGTCCAAGGTCAGCAGCAAGGCCAGCAGGTGGCTGCTCCCACCACCACCACACTGCAGCCCGGACAGATTATCATCGCTCAGCCCCAGCAGGGCCAGGTAATTCTCACACACTTGCCACAAACCCAAGAACATGGTACATATATGGACCATACCATCAAAACAAGTAGCTTTGAGACAAGACCATTCTATTTcagtatgtgaaaagagtagTATTTCCGAATTCACTGCATTAATTAAACATTAGGCAAAACACTTGCTTACTACCAAAGTGCACATCTGATGGATATTTTACTATCTCATGAGGCTgcaggagaggatttgtgaatggcagtggaGATACCCAACTGAAACggacaggtcacatgacaatgacaacatgactaaTATAGAATATCAATATATAAGTACCTGCCTGTTATGGCAGCTTTCATTAACATTTATCAAACATACACATTTAACACAGCACATATATTGATGACTCATTATATATTGCAAATCATTATATATGGCTATGATGTAACTAAAGCCCCTTGACTATTTAAAAGAAATGAGTAACACTTTTGATTACGTCCCGCCCAAACTTCCTGTTTTAATAGGAAATATGTCAGCACAGGTAAGAAAACTGGTATCTGGAGGACATGTTTGCCCTTGTAATTACCCTAGTGTATATTATACTATGGTCTGGTGGACAAAAGCCTGAAACTTTATCGTACTTACTCTCTCACACATCACTTGAGCCCTGATTACTTTGATCAGCCCATTACAGGATCATTTGAAACATGATTGGTGAAGGTTGAAAGCCCAGAGATGTCATTCTCACGTTGCTATCAGGTGAACAGTAGAGAATCCAGTCACTCTCATGTGATATCTGTCCAGCTTTTTAGTATGAACACAGCAGTCCTCTTTCCACTCATCTActtttttgttaacttttattttaagttatactGGTTTAATTCCACCAGTGTGAGgctctttttcactttctctctcttctctgtggcaaacctcattctctctctctaaagATCAGTGCTGCTTCAGCAAGCTGCAGTTTGCTGACCTGTCAGACTTGGCCAGAGTTGTGCTGCAGTCACCTTAGAGAGCACTTAGGACAAATATATACACTAGGGTTCAAAATCATCAGACCACAATAAAATGGGATTCAAATTCTAATTTCAacctgaaaataaagttttagaatTTCGAAAAATGTGAAACCGAAACATGATGTAAAatcaagaacaagaaaaaaattaattaattaaaaaatttgtatgtatgtatatactacCCTTCAAACATTTGCTATTGTTAatggttgttattgtttttttaaatattaatacttttattcagcaaggaaggtGATAATTAAAGGTGATAGTAAAGACAATTGTACTGTtggatttctatttcatataaacgTTCTTTtaaacgttctattcatcaaagaatccttaaaaaaaaaattgttaaaaagaacatatgaaatattaagtattttaatacaAACATGCACATTTCTGAggaatttgatcaaaaatgtagcaaaaaattgttattaaaatatatatataaaatatatatatataaaacaatttttgctacatttttgatcaaatatttcaaaaacataaaaaaaatcttacagacctacATAGGTAGGAAAGAAATAAGGTGAGAGAAAAATAGTGGTGGAGAGTATTTATGCACGGGAAAAAGGTGATCACATGTTTATTGAACAATTTTGACAAAACATTTGTCAAATTGTGACCTGTTCCTTCATGCGCTCTGttcaagcattaaataaaaatgtattttcagtggGTTTTTATCTTCAAACCTGAGGACAGAGAGTCGGTTTAGCTTCATCTCACTGTCTGCTAACTGCTTTGTGCCGCTATATGCGGTCATTTCCCCAAATGCATgtcattattttcaaattttacaccAGAGCTTGCACTTATCTGCTTTAACAGATACTTTATCTTTGCCACTGATTTAAACTCTGCTTCAGTTAATGCCTGTTCACACTAAATCTGAAACTACAGAGTGACACATTATCAAATGTTCACAGCaatttttcaaactttaattATTCACACTAAATCCAATGCAGAATTTTTGccttgtaaataatatatattatatattattgcagTGTCATATTTTAGGCTTGgtatgaattcatttaaaaaagcattatgaATTTTTTATGGCATTTCAAAAATATGGATATGGTGTGAATAAGTTTGTTCATACTACATGTGACAAATCACACTTCAATTTCTTTACACTATTTGTGGCTTTTAAGCGCTTTgccttttttgttgctttttaaatgacatttgagTATGCGCTTTGCATGTGCTTGCTTGTGTTGTCAagttcactctctctttctcgtattatttcctcctcttcctcaggtaTTGCAAGGAACCACCATGCAACAGCTGCAACAGGTGCAGGTTGCTCAATCACAGGCGACCCCTATCACGGTAAACCTGAACAGTAGCGTGTCTGGTTATATATAATAAGATTAGCTAAGTGGTTAAGAAGcacaaaaaagcttttatttatggCTTTTTTCATGACAATTGAATAAGAACAGCCTTTCAAAGCACAATACATCAGCAAAAATATCCCTGTTTGGGTACTATATCATGTACTATACATGAAACAATCCAGCAAGTAGAAGCagagggtatttttttttatttttttttctcatcaaattTTCTGGATactgatatttattatatttttattatcaatttacTAGTGTCAGTATTTCTTCAATCGCCATTTACagattttaatcacatttaatttatttatttatttttacagtttacttGAACCGTCATGCGTTTGATAAATTAATTTCTCTCAATTCATATGGGGTCATAAACATGTAATTTataaagttgtttaaaatataGCATGTCACACTGCTGGACTGTCAATTATCtattttcaaatcaaataaagtaCAGTTGTTATAGCAGTAGTCATAGGAATTTTTCTCCATTGTGCGATGTGACCGCAGTTTATTGATTTGAGCTTGAGTCTTGTGGTTACTGAAAGTGAGACTTCAAAAGGAACCTTAAAACATTTTGCAATGAGAAAACTGTCATTATATATGAATACAGCTTTTTGCTGAAGTTTATATCAACATCATGGACATTAAGGGTTCAgccattcagctttgccatcacaagaataaatcgcatttttaagtatattaaaatagaaaggttattttaaatctatttgaaGTTTTACTGGTGTCTGGTTATATATAATAAGATTAGCTAAGTGGTTAACTGAAGGCCATTTTCTCCTAAACCAAATAAACCTGAACAGTAGCGTGTCTGGTTATATATAATAAGATTAGCTAAGTGGTTAACTGAAGGCCATTTTCTCCTAAACCAAACAGAAGAACAGAtatttttcacacagggccaaaTCTCCAGTTCATATGCCCTCTGCTTGACGCTATATGAGGTCACTGCATGTCTCAGGCCAGataaagttgtgctgcttaataaattGCTCTCGCCTATTGGGTGTCAGTTCCTGAAGAGGAGAGATCATCTGTCACACCTCTGCAGTCAGCGCCCAGGTTTCTCCGTTCAACACGAGAGGCCCGGGGTCACAGTCTTGCATCTATACCCTTTCCTCAACACGTCTACAATTTCACTTTCTTTTGGCGGCCTTCCCAGCCCATAGTACATTAGGCTGTAATGCTAATGCTAGTTCATCTATTCCAGCGTACGTGCTGAAAGAGACTTGAAAGGCACACAACAGATTGAAACACAACTTGAATGTAAGTTTGAAGCCGCAGTCCCACCTGATGCATTTCATCCTTCCTCTTTCAGAGTGCTCCGGTGACTATGCAGGTGGGCGAAGGTCAGCAGGTGCAGATTGTGCAGGCTGCTGCACAGGGACAGGCTCAGGCGCAGGCAGCACAGTCGGCTGGACAGACTATGCAGGTTATGCAGCAGATCATCACCAACACGGGAGAGATCCAGCAG
The Cyprinus carpio isolate SPL01 chromosome A19, ASM1834038v1, whole genome shotgun sequence genome window above contains:
- the LOC109111721 gene encoding nuclear transcription factor Y subunit gamma isoform X1, with amino-acid sequence MSADSFGAGNSDAQQSLQSFWPRVMEEIRNLTVDFRVQELPLARIKKIMKLDEDVKMISAEAPVLFAKAAQIFITELTLRAWIHTEDNKRRTLQRNDIAMAITKFDQFDFLIDIVPRDDLKPPKRQEEVRQSVAPTEPVQYYFTLAQQPSAVQVQGQQQGQQVAAPTTTTLQPGQIIIAQPQQGQVLQGTTMQQLQQVQVAQSQATPITSAPVTMQVGEGQQVQIVQAAAQGQAQAQAAQSAGQTMQVMQQIITNTGEIQQIPVQLNTGQLQYIRLAQPVSGAQVVQGQIQTLATNTQQISQTEVQQGQQQFSQFTDGQQLYQIQQVTMPAGQELTQPMFIQSTNQTADGQVTTQVSAD
- the LOC109111721 gene encoding nuclear transcription factor Y subunit gamma isoform X2, with product MSADSFGAGNSDAQQSLQSFWPRVMEEIRNLTVDFRVQELPLARIKKIMKLDEDVKMISAEAPVLFAKAAQIFITELTLRAWIHTEDNKRRTLQRNDIAMAITKFDQFDFLIDIVPRDDLKPPKRQEEVRQSVAPTEPVQYYFTLAQQPSAVQVQGQQQGQQVAAPTTTTLQPGQIIIAQPQQGQSAPVTMQVGEGQQVQIVQAAAQGQAQAQAAQSAGQTMQVMQQIITNTGEIQQIPVQLNTGQLQYIRLAQPVSGAQVVQGQIQTLATNTQQISQTEVQQGQQQFSQFTDGQQLYQIQQVTMPAGQELTQPMFIQSTNQTADGQVTTQVSAD